GCAAAAAAGACCAACCCCCATTCCAAAGGAGACAAACGCAAAAAAAGGCTCACCGTCACTGCCAGCAGTGCCGCAGTAAAGTGAACCTGCATATTTCTTTGGGTTCGAAACACATACCAAATTCCTGCTAAAGCAAAAGTAAAACTTTTAACAAAATCCTTCATCATAGGTAACCTTTCAAAGTAGGTTTAACAACTTTTGGCCTTACACCGTAAGCCGATGGCTGAGGGCTGATAGCTGATGGCTAACCCTGTTGTGGGCTATCTATTAATCCCCAGCCTCTCTAATATCCCCTCTTCCTTCTGCCGCATAACCTGCCGATCTTCTTCTGTCATGTGATCATAGCCTAACAAGTGCAGAGAACCATGGGCCGTCAAATAAGCCACTTCTCGATTAAAACTATGGCCATATTCAGCAGCCTGACGTTGGGCCGTGGGGAGGGATATGACAATATCCCCCAATAGATCCTCAGCCTCTTCTTCCTCAGGCATTTCTTCTCCTTCATTCAAGGCAAAGGACAAAACATCAGTGGCTTTGTCAATTCCCCGGTATTCCGCGTTTAGACTACGAATGTAATTATCATCCACAAAGATCAGACCCACCTCGGCATCGGGGGAATAACCCTCTGATTCAAGGCTTACCTTAACCACAGACTCTACCAGTTTAAGTAAGTTTTCCTCCACTGATATTTCTTCTTGTAAATTATTTACGAGTACCGCCATACCGAGTCTTTCTCCTTTCCATCTCCTGTTTCATATCAGGATACTCAATTCGGTTATGGAAAATACCAGAGAGTACCCGCAAGAAGCTATTGGCTATTGCATCCAAATCCTTCAATGTTAAATCACACTCGTCCAACTGACCATCCATCAATCGATCTTTAATAATCTTACGAACCAATCCCTCTACCCTGCCGGATGTAGGATTCTGCAGGGAACGAACAGCTGCCTCTATATTATCTGCCAACATAACAATGGCGGCTTCCTTGGTTCTTGGTTTAGGCCCTTCGTAACGAAAATCTTCTTCGTTAACGGATTCCGCACGATCTCCTTCCATTGCCTTGTGATAAAAGAAGCGGACTAAGCTTTTTCCATGGTGCTGCTCCACGATGTCTGTAATCACCTGGGGTAGTTTATACTCCCGGGCCAGTTCTACACCATCTTTAATATGGGAGGTAAGAATCAGTGTACTTAGTGTAGGGGCAATTTTATCGTGTGGATTATCTCCGCCCAGCTGGTTTTCGATAAAGAAATAGGGTCTTTTAATTTTACCTATATCGTGGTAGTAAGCGCCTACCCTTACCACCAGCGGCTCAGCCCCTACACTTTCTGCAGCTGCTTCTGCCAGATTGCCTACCAAAATGCTGTGGTGATAGGTACCCGGTGCCTCTGTCATCAACATTTTTAACAATGGGTTATTGGGGTTAGATAGCTCCAACAACCTAACCGTCGAGGTAATACCAAAACTGGTTTCTAGATATGGCAGGGCGCCGTTAGTCAAAATGGACGACAGCAAACCGTTGGCAATGCCAAGGGAAAAGGCTGAGGTGATTAGTAAATACCAGGGTAATCCTGTAATCAGGCCCACCACAGAAATAATAATCACATTGGCTGCGCCAACATAAATGCCTGCTCGGACCAGATCTCCCCTTTGACTTAATTTGGAGACGCTGTAAACGCCGCTGACCCCACCCACAAAACCAACTAAGGCAAAGTGAAACTGGTTTCCGGACATAACCCCTAGCAATAAAGCCAAGTTAAAAACCATTAACATTGCCAAACGTGAATCCAAAAGAATGGTAATTAACATCCCTGATGCAGCTAGGGGTGCCAAGTAGCCAAACAATGCACCAAATTCAGGCCATTGGCTAATGGTTATGGCCATAACCCCCCGGGAAACCACCAGTATAATGAGGGCAATAATTCCGACGAGGTTAAGATAGCTTCTGTTATGGTAAATCTCCTTATTGTGTATGTAGGTATAGAGCAATACCAAAGCCATCATTAAGGCCACCAGCAGTCCTGTGCCCATGATGGTGGTGAAGGTATGTTGGGGTCTGGATAAGCCCAGGGCCTGCAACTTAGCCATATGCTCTTCGGTTACCACATCCCCCTGGGTTAAAATTCTTTCCTTGTATTGAATACTAACCCTGGCAGGTGGCACACTCTCAGCCGCTTC
This genomic interval from Desulforamulus reducens MI-1 contains the following:
- a CDS encoding HD family phosphohydrolase, producing the protein MLSLKQIGGGLIKGLKYLFQNNGFKRYFAAGLFFLIFTLLVSFEFVPQKVNLQVGQISPTTIYAPRAVVYIDQQKTAEERRKAIEKVPKVPEINLGVLETVQKDINNVLKQVKATQADTEKEVPEKVARLKSIIPFVMPESVFNQLAVGNPTSTDQLSAGISEALSEIMNQEEGITANQLEEAKEKAAAKIAARQFDESYRLLGQGLIKQFLRANAYFDEEKYKLLQQEAAESVPPARVSIQYKERILTQGDVVTEEHMAKLQALGLSRPQHTFTTIMGTGLLVALMMALVLLYTYIHNKEIYHNRSYLNLVGIIALIILVVSRGVMAITISQWPEFGALFGYLAPLAASGMLITILLDSRLAMLMVFNLALLLGVMSGNQFHFALVGFVGGVSGVYSVSKLSQRGDLVRAGIYVGAANVIIISVVGLITGLPWYLLITSAFSLGIANGLLSSILTNGALPYLETSFGITSTVRLLELSNPNNPLLKMLMTEAPGTYHHSILVGNLAEAAAESVGAEPLVVRVGAYYHDIGKIKRPYFFIENQLGGDNPHDKIAPTLSTLILTSHIKDGVELAREYKLPQVITDIVEQHHGKSLVRFFYHKAMEGDRAESVNEEDFRYEGPKPRTKEAAIVMLADNIEAAVRSLQNPTSGRVEGLVRKIIKDRLMDGQLDECDLTLKDLDAIANSFLRVLSGIFHNRIEYPDMKQEMERRKTRYGGTRK
- the ybeY gene encoding rRNA maturation RNase YbeY; protein product: MAVLVNNLQEEISVEENLLKLVESVVKVSLESEGYSPDAEVGLIFVDDNYIRSLNAEYRGIDKATDVLSFALNEGEEMPEEEEAEDLLGDIVISLPTAQRQAAEYGHSFNREVAYLTAHGSLHLLGYDHMTEEDRQVMRQKEEGILERLGINR